A section of the Paenibacillus yonginensis genome encodes:
- a CDS encoding replication-associated recombination protein A, with product MDLFSYSEQPEAGMGLLADRMRPTTLDEYIGQEHIIGKGKLLRRAIEADQVSSILLYGPPGCGKTTLAHIISRHTQGEFVRLNAVDASVKDVREVIDRAQDAKALYGTKTILFLDEVHRFNSARQDALLPAVERGTIIFIGATTENPFHYVNGALLSRSTLFQLEALTKEHSLAAMRRALVDEEKGLGFMQLRVDEEALLHIASMANGDIRRALNALELAALTTPPEQDGTVHITLDVAEESIRRPIVKADESTQYDVLSAFHKSIRGSSDAALFWFLYAVEKLGMDPMVFLRRLIAAASEDIGLANPQAMVQAVSALDAYRTNGWPEARLNIAQAILFAVESPKSNAVVMAISRAMDAMDELKSAEVPLHLRDAHYKGAVKLGHVGYQYPHHFPGHYVKQQYLPDKLDGMNFYQATEQGSEAKIKHNQELRRRQDGQ from the coding sequence ATGGATTTGTTTTCTTATAGCGAGCAGCCGGAAGCCGGGATGGGTCTGTTAGCCGACCGGATGCGGCCGACAACGCTTGATGAATATATAGGACAGGAACATATTATCGGCAAAGGCAAGCTGCTGCGCCGGGCGATCGAAGCGGATCAGGTGTCCTCGATCCTGCTCTACGGGCCGCCGGGCTGCGGCAAAACGACGCTGGCGCACATCATTTCCCGGCATACGCAGGGAGAATTCGTGCGCCTGAACGCGGTGGACGCTTCCGTCAAGGACGTCCGCGAGGTGATTGACCGGGCGCAGGATGCCAAAGCGCTGTACGGCACCAAAACGATTTTGTTCCTGGACGAGGTGCACCGTTTTAACAGCGCCCGCCAGGATGCTTTGCTGCCCGCCGTGGAGCGGGGCACGATCATCTTTATCGGCGCGACGACGGAGAACCCGTTCCACTACGTGAACGGGGCCTTGCTGAGCCGCTCGACGCTGTTCCAGCTGGAGGCCTTGACCAAGGAGCACTCGCTCGCCGCGATGCGGCGGGCGCTGGTGGACGAGGAGAAAGGCCTCGGCTTTATGCAGCTGCGCGTGGACGAGGAAGCGCTGCTGCATATCGCGTCCATGGCGAACGGCGATATCCGCCGCGCCTTGAACGCGCTGGAGCTGGCGGCGCTTACGACGCCGCCGGAGCAAGACGGCACCGTCCACATTACGCTGGACGTGGCCGAGGAATCGATCCGCCGCCCGATCGTCAAGGCGGATGAGTCTACGCAGTACGATGTACTGTCTGCGTTCCACAAGAGCATCCGCGGCTCCAGCGACGCCGCGTTGTTCTGGTTTCTCTACGCGGTAGAGAAACTGGGCATGGACCCGATGGTGTTCCTGCGGCGGCTGATCGCCGCCGCCAGCGAGGACATCGGGCTCGCCAACCCGCAGGCCATGGTGCAGGCGGTCAGCGCGCTCGACGCTTACCGGACCAACGGATGGCCTGAAGCCCGCCTGAACATCGCGCAGGCGATTTTGTTCGCGGTAGAAAGCCCGAAATCGAACGCCGTGGTAATGGCGATTTCGCGGGCGATGGACGCGATGGACGAGCTGAAGTCGGCGGAAGTTCCGCTGCATCTGCGGGATGCCCATTACAAAGGGGCGGTGAAGCTGGGCCATGTCGGCTACCAGTACCCGCACCATTTTCCGGGGCATTATGTGAAGCAGCAGTATCTGCCGGACAAGCTAGACGGGATGAATTTCTACCAGGCTACCGAGCAGGGCAGCGAAGCGAAGATCAAACATAATCAAGAGCTGCGCCGCAGACAGGATGGGCAGTAA
- the hisS gene encoding histidine--tRNA ligase gives MAFQKPTGTQDLLPGTVEKWQFVEEKARDLCRRFNYREIRTPIFEQTSLFERGVGETTDIVEKEMYTFEDKGGRSMTLRPEGTAGVVRSYVENKLYGEPDVSKLYYIGPMFRYERPQAGRQRQFHQFGIEAFGATDPAIDAEVISLGYQFCIELGLKGVKVEVNSVGNAAVRAAYREKLLDFLLPMKDSLCKDCQSRIHRNPMRVLDCKTDQEKFVNAPSILDSLDEECSTHFEQVKKYLDEMGVDYAVNPRLVRGLDYYTLTAFEYKAQGIGAIDTVGGGGRYNGLVGEVGGPDQPGIGLGIGLERIQLILENQGVEVPAVKPLDVYLVALGKAAEQEITKQLFKLRQAGFSAERDYLGRKMKAQMKSADRMQARYTAILGDDELSRGEIALKSMENGEQRTVKLSELADELK, from the coding sequence ATGGCTTTTCAAAAACCGACAGGCACTCAGGATCTGCTTCCGGGTACTGTAGAGAAATGGCAGTTCGTAGAGGAAAAAGCACGCGATTTGTGCCGCAGATTTAATTACCGGGAAATTCGGACGCCGATTTTTGAGCAAACTTCCCTGTTCGAACGCGGCGTCGGCGAAACTACGGACATTGTTGAGAAAGAAATGTACACGTTTGAAGATAAAGGCGGACGGAGCATGACGCTTCGTCCGGAGGGGACTGCCGGCGTGGTCCGTTCCTACGTTGAAAATAAACTGTACGGTGAACCTGATGTGAGCAAGCTTTATTACATCGGTCCGATGTTCCGGTATGAACGTCCGCAGGCAGGTCGTCAGCGCCAGTTCCATCAGTTCGGGATTGAGGCGTTTGGCGCCACGGATCCGGCGATTGATGCCGAAGTGATCTCCTTGGGTTATCAGTTCTGCATCGAGCTGGGCCTGAAAGGCGTCAAGGTGGAAGTGAACTCCGTCGGCAATGCCGCCGTACGGGCCGCTTACCGCGAGAAGCTGCTGGACTTCCTGCTGCCGATGAAGGACAGCTTGTGCAAGGACTGCCAGTCCCGGATTCACCGGAATCCGATGCGCGTGCTGGACTGCAAAACGGACCAGGAGAAATTCGTCAACGCGCCGTCGATCCTGGATAGTCTGGATGAGGAGTGCAGCACCCATTTTGAGCAGGTCAAAAAGTATCTCGACGAAATGGGCGTTGATTACGCCGTAAATCCTCGTCTTGTTCGCGGTTTGGACTACTATACGCTTACTGCCTTTGAGTATAAAGCGCAAGGCATCGGCGCTATTGACACTGTGGGCGGCGGCGGCCGCTACAACGGCCTCGTCGGCGAAGTCGGCGGTCCGGACCAGCCAGGCATCGGGCTTGGCATCGGCCTGGAGCGGATTCAGCTCATCCTGGAAAACCAAGGCGTGGAAGTGCCGGCAGTCAAGCCGCTGGACGTCTACCTGGTAGCGCTGGGCAAAGCGGCCGAGCAGGAGATCACCAAGCAGCTGTTCAAGCTGCGGCAGGCCGGTTTCTCGGCGGAACGCGATTATCTGGGCCGGAAGATGAAAGCCCAAATGAAATCAGCGGACCGGATGCAGGCGCGCTACACGGCGATTCTGGGCGACGACGAGCTGTCGCGCGGCGAAATTGCGCTGAAGTCGATGGAGAACGGCGAGCAGAGAACGGTGAAGCTGTCCGAGCTGGCTGATGAGCTGAAATAA
- a CDS encoding tRNA threonylcarbamoyladenosine dehydratase translates to MRNQFSRTELAIGAEGIEVMRNSTVAVLGVGGVGSMAVEALARGGIGRIIMIDKDTVDITNVNRQIPALTTTVGQKKADVMLDRVKQINPDCDAIALNMFYTEETYEQLFELKPDYIIDASDTIVYKIHLIKECLKRNIPLISSMGAANRMDPTKFLVADISKTHTDPMARVIRNKLRKEEGIKKGVKVVFSTETPVKPRKEVTEKIVPENAPEIRKAKQPPASNSFVPPTVGLIMVSVVVRELLEAAEKNRNKE, encoded by the coding sequence ATGCGCAACCAATTTTCAAGAACGGAGCTGGCTATCGGCGCCGAAGGCATTGAGGTCATGCGAAACAGCACCGTCGCCGTACTCGGCGTCGGCGGCGTCGGCTCTATGGCCGTCGAAGCGCTGGCCCGCGGCGGGATCGGCCGGATTATCATGATCGATAAGGACACGGTCGACATCACCAACGTCAACCGGCAGATTCCGGCGCTGACCACTACGGTCGGCCAGAAGAAAGCCGACGTTATGCTCGATCGGGTGAAGCAGATTAATCCCGACTGCGATGCGATTGCTTTGAATATGTTCTATACGGAGGAAACGTACGAGCAGCTGTTTGAGCTGAAACCGGATTATATCATCGACGCCTCCGACACGATTGTGTACAAAATCCATTTGATCAAGGAATGCCTGAAACGGAACATTCCGCTGATCTCCAGCATGGGCGCGGCGAACCGGATGGACCCGACCAAATTCCTTGTTGCGGATATTTCCAAGACGCATACGGACCCGATGGCCCGTGTCATCCGCAACAAGCTGCGGAAAGAGGAAGGCATCAAAAAAGGCGTTAAGGTCGTCTTCTCGACCGAAACGCCGGTGAAGCCGCGCAAAGAGGTTACGGAGAAAATCGTGCCGGAAAACGCGCCGGAAATCCGCAAGGCGAAGCAGCCGCCGGCGAGCAACTCTTTTGTACCGCCAACTGTTGGTCTGATTATGGTCAGCGTGGTTGTAAGAGAACTGCTGGAAGCGGCCGAAAAGAATAGGAACAAAGAATAG
- a CDS encoding type 1 glutamine amidotransferase domain-containing protein: MSKVAFLLANEFEDSEMQVPYDEVKQAGHEADIIGLKAGETLKGKQGKAEYTTDKAITDVKADDYDAVVIPGGSSPENLRLDPNVLEFVKAFDASKKPVAAICHGPQILASAGLLRGRTITSYPPLQDDMVNAGANFVDEEVVVDCNFISSRTPKDEPAFVRELLKVL; encoded by the coding sequence ATGAGCAAAGTAGCTTTTTTACTCGCTAACGAATTCGAAGATTCCGAAATGCAGGTACCCTACGATGAAGTAAAACAGGCCGGACATGAAGCAGATATCATCGGGCTCAAAGCCGGCGAAACTTTAAAAGGCAAGCAAGGCAAAGCTGAATATACAACAGACAAAGCCATTACGGACGTTAAAGCAGACGATTACGATGCCGTGGTGATCCCGGGCGGCTCTTCGCCGGAAAATTTGCGGCTGGATCCGAACGTACTGGAATTTGTCAAGGCGTTTGATGCCTCCAAAAAACCGGTAGCGGCGATCTGTCATGGGCCACAAATTCTGGCCAGCGCAGGTTTGCTGCGAGGCAGAACGATCACTTCTTATCCTCCGCTTCAGGATGATATGGTGAACGCCGGTGCTAATTTTGTCGATGAGGAAGTCGTGGTGGACTGCAACTTCATTTCCTCCCGTACTCCTAAAGATGAGCCCGCGTTTGTTCGGGAACTGCTGAAGGTGCTGTGA
- a CDS encoding HelD family protein — protein sequence MDDFQSAYQEEKEHLDRTLATIEAELARLRAVPVYTGNDYTEQVLESGRESARRGLAQSVQEPYFGRLDFEEKNGNRMPLYIGKNGVGGEGEKPLVIDWRAPVASLFYSFTGGDSASYEAPEGLIEGLVYLKRNVMIRKQILERVVDTYNRDDGGPAVSDEFLLYRLGENKDNRLRDIVSTIQAEQDQIIRAARNTALIIQGVAGSGKTTVALHRLAYLLYQYKEQIAADRMVIFAPNRMFIDYISDVLPELGVGDIQQNTFSDWASDVLELDETPMDGPDELGKWFELRKGFDQPGAGRLDDQLLPGRFKGSMVFRDLLEETVKRLERYCLPEGDFSPWDGAVLKETKIRQWFDEEYKPYPLVRRKERTLARIHRWIEMELKKAPSAAALKDRKKKASQREKTYAKKWPDLSPAAVYKALFGAKKLAGAAEPLQAELDELAQQIPQPILKQTSGDLKKNKFREEDLAGLLYLFATLDEIRGGQRFDHVVIDEAQDFSPLQVAVLDKFVKGHSFTILGDLSQGIHYYRGVRKWEEMQSLFTPEETAYFALTRSYRSTMEIILFANEILKRGVDTELLAVPVFRSAEPVRVLSIDLTDRVKWIAAALDRVMQGPYRTAALLTRTLQEAEELHAALAGLGKELNLIDGRSSEYQGGMSVLPAYLSKGLEFDAVLVTDVDKEHYGEQDAKLLYVACTRALHELWLLSSGELPPYVAAEDPEIALTVWPEEKKA from the coding sequence ATGGACGATTTTCAAAGTGCCTATCAAGAGGAAAAGGAACACCTGGACCGAACGTTAGCCACGATCGAAGCCGAATTGGCGAGATTGCGGGCGGTGCCTGTCTACACGGGCAATGATTACACGGAACAGGTGCTGGAATCGGGCAGGGAATCAGCGCGCAGAGGGCTGGCCCAGTCGGTGCAGGAGCCTTACTTCGGACGGCTGGATTTTGAAGAGAAAAACGGAAATCGCATGCCGCTTTACATCGGCAAAAACGGGGTAGGCGGCGAAGGCGAGAAGCCGCTTGTCATTGACTGGCGCGCTCCGGTGGCCAGTTTGTTTTATTCTTTTACCGGAGGGGACTCGGCTTCCTATGAAGCGCCTGAAGGATTGATTGAAGGCCTTGTTTATTTAAAAAGGAACGTCATGATTCGCAAACAGATCCTCGAACGGGTGGTGGACACCTATAACCGGGATGACGGCGGCCCTGCCGTCTCAGATGAATTTTTGCTGTACCGTCTCGGGGAGAACAAGGATAACCGGCTGCGCGACATCGTGTCGACGATTCAGGCCGAGCAGGATCAGATCATCCGTGCCGCCCGCAATACGGCGCTGATTATTCAAGGCGTGGCGGGAAGCGGCAAAACGACGGTGGCCCTCCACAGGCTGGCTTACCTGCTTTATCAATACAAGGAACAGATTGCGGCAGACCGGATGGTCATTTTTGCGCCGAACCGAATGTTTATCGATTATATTTCCGACGTGCTGCCGGAGCTGGGCGTGGGCGATATTCAGCAAAATACGTTCAGCGACTGGGCATCGGATGTGCTTGAGCTGGATGAAACGCCGATGGATGGGCCCGATGAGCTCGGAAAGTGGTTCGAGCTAAGAAAAGGGTTCGATCAGCCGGGCGCAGGCCGCTTGGACGATCAGCTATTGCCGGGGCGTTTCAAAGGTTCGATGGTTTTCCGGGACCTGCTGGAGGAAACGGTCAAGCGGCTGGAGAGATATTGCCTGCCTGAGGGGGATTTTTCTCCATGGGACGGTGCGGTATTGAAGGAAACAAAGATCCGTCAGTGGTTTGATGAGGAATATAAACCTTATCCGCTGGTCCGCCGGAAGGAACGGACTTTGGCGCGGATTCACCGCTGGATCGAAATGGAGCTGAAGAAAGCCCCGTCGGCAGCTGCTCTTAAGGATCGCAAGAAGAAAGCTTCCCAGCGTGAAAAAACCTACGCCAAAAAATGGCCGGACCTGTCGCCGGCTGCCGTTTACAAAGCGTTGTTCGGCGCGAAGAAACTCGCCGGTGCAGCGGAGCCGCTGCAGGCCGAGCTGGATGAACTGGCTCAGCAAATCCCGCAGCCAATCCTGAAGCAGACGTCAGGCGATTTGAAAAAGAATAAATTCCGGGAAGAAGACCTTGCCGGATTGTTATACCTGTTCGCCACACTGGATGAAATCCGCGGCGGGCAGCGGTTTGACCACGTCGTGATTGACGAGGCGCAGGATTTTTCCCCGCTGCAGGTGGCGGTGCTGGACAAATTCGTCAAAGGGCATTCCTTTACGATTCTGGGCGATTTGTCGCAGGGCATCCACTATTATCGGGGCGTACGGAAATGGGAAGAGATGCAGAGTTTGTTCACGCCTGAAGAAACGGCTTATTTTGCGCTGACGCGCAGCTACCGGTCGACGATGGAAATCATCTTGTTCGCGAATGAAATTCTCAAACGCGGCGTCGATACCGAGCTGCTGGCCGTGCCGGTCTTCCGCAGCGCGGAGCCGGTACGGGTGCTGAGCATCGATCTGACGGACCGCGTGAAGTGGATTGCCGCCGCGCTTGACCGCGTCATGCAGGGGCCTTACCGGACGGCGGCGCTGCTGACCAGAACGCTGCAGGAGGCGGAAGAGCTGCACGCTGCTTTGGCCGGGCTTGGCAAGGAGCTGAATCTGATCGACGGCCGCAGCAGTGAGTATCAAGGCGGGATGTCGGTGCTGCCGGCTTATTTGTCCAAAGGCCTGGAGTTCGACGCCGTCCTGGTCACTGATGTAGATAAAGAGCATTACGGCGAGCAGGACGCCAAATTGCTGTACGTCGCCTGCACCCGTGCGCTGCATGAGCTGTGGCTGCTGTCCTCCGGCGAACTGCCGCCTTATGTCGCAGCAGAGGATCCGGAGATCGCTTTGACGGTGTGGCCGGAGGAGAAAAAAGCTTAG
- a CDS encoding CD3324 family protein — protein MNYKNGKDVLPPRLLKELQDYIQGELVYIPKCDKKRALWGEISGSRKLIARRNEEIYRSYCAGNDVEELAESYHLSIDSIRKILTKMRSAQRAAATAAVGAHK, from the coding sequence GTGAACTACAAAAATGGGAAGGATGTGCTTCCCCCTAGGCTGCTGAAAGAACTTCAGGATTACATACAAGGCGAACTTGTCTACATTCCGAAATGTGACAAGAAACGCGCCCTCTGGGGTGAAATCAGCGGCTCGCGCAAACTGATTGCGCGTCGGAACGAGGAAATTTACCGTTCGTATTGTGCGGGGAACGACGTGGAGGAGCTCGCCGAGTCCTACCATCTGTCGATCGACAGCATCCGTAAGATCCTTACCAAAATGCGCTCAGCCCAACGGGCGGCGGCCACAGCCGCAGTAGGCGCGCATAAATAA
- a CDS encoding ABC transporter permease yields MSSPLLILVFVFSYMPLYGWIYSFYDYKAGRDLFSTDFVGLKNFKMMFTDHYAVTNILRVMKNTLGMSFLGIVTSVFPMIFAILLSEIRNLRFRKTIQTLVTIPNFISWVLVYSIAYAMFSTNDGLLNRILINNGIRDEGINFLASGNHVWLTMLGYGIWKGLGWGAIIYIAALTNIDAEQYEAARIDGAGRLKMTWHITIPGLLPTFFVLLLLSIGNLLNNGMEQYFVFQNAMNKDSIEVLDLYVYNQGMVGYDYSFATAVGMLKSVVSVLLLFFANFLSKITRGESVM; encoded by the coding sequence ATGTCTTCGCCGCTGTTGATCCTGGTATTTGTATTTTCCTACATGCCGCTTTATGGATGGATCTACAGCTTTTATGATTACAAAGCGGGCAGGGATTTGTTTTCCACTGATTTTGTCGGTCTTAAAAATTTCAAAATGATGTTTACAGACCATTACGCGGTAACCAATATTTTACGTGTCATGAAAAACACGCTCGGAATGAGCTTTCTGGGCATCGTGACCTCTGTGTTTCCTATGATCTTCGCCATACTCCTATCAGAGATAAGAAATCTGCGATTCAGAAAAACCATTCAGACATTGGTAACCATCCCAAATTTCATCAGCTGGGTTCTGGTTTATTCCATTGCTTATGCCATGTTTTCTACCAATGACGGCCTTCTAAACCGAATACTGATCAATAACGGAATCCGGGATGAAGGCATCAATTTTCTGGCATCCGGTAATCATGTATGGCTTACCATGCTGGGTTACGGAATATGGAAGGGCCTGGGCTGGGGCGCAATTATATATATTGCCGCATTGACCAATATTGACGCTGAACAGTATGAAGCGGCCAGGATTGACGGGGCGGGCCGGTTAAAAATGACTTGGCATATCACGATTCCAGGCTTGCTGCCCACCTTTTTTGTTCTTTTATTGCTGTCGATCGGCAACCTGCTGAATAACGGGATGGAGCAATATTTCGTCTTCCAAAATGCTATGAATAAAGACTCCATCGAGGTTTTGGATCTTTATGTCTACAATCAGGGAATGGTGGGATACGATTATTCTTTCGCTACCGCAGTTGGCATGCTGAAATCGGT
- the aspS gene encoding aspartate--tRNA ligase, with amino-acid sequence MSKTRTHHCGQITEAQIGETVTLNGWVQTRRDLGGVLFIDLRDRSGIVQIVFNPAYSGEALTIADRARSEYVLSVTGKVVKRSPETVNPNLPTGEVEVQITEIEVLNTAKTPPFFIEDGIEVDESLRLKYRYLDLRRPEMQNTLRLRSKASKIFRDFLDEQGFFEVETPILTKSSPEGARDYLVPSRVHEGEFFALPQSPQLYKQLLMVSGIERYFQIARCFRDEDLRADRQPEFTQVDLETSFLSQDELLGMMEQLMARLFKETINVDIPLPFQRLTYAEAMDKYGSDKPDLRFGLELIQVSDLVASSGVKVFASVIEKGGEVKVLNAKGCGTWSRKEIDDLGPFAARYGAKGLAWIQVKEGEFKGPIVKFFTPEEIEALKERTGAAEGDLLLFSADTKKVVADVLGALRLKIGKQLGLINENEFKFAWVVDFPLLEWDEDAKRYVALHHPFTRPREEDLHLLDTNPDQVLAQAYDIVLNGYEVGGGSMRIYKREIQEKMFAALGLSQEEAKDKFGYLLDAFEYGTPPHGGMAFGLDRLVMLLSGRTNLRETIAFPKTASATDLMMNAPSEVDQSQLEQLHIKLAPTVKKTAEEAKA; translated from the coding sequence ATGTCTAAGACAAGGACACATCATTGCGGCCAGATCACAGAGGCCCAAATCGGAGAAACGGTAACGCTGAACGGCTGGGTGCAGACCCGCCGCGACTTGGGGGGCGTATTGTTCATTGACCTGCGCGACCGCAGCGGCATTGTACAGATCGTTTTTAACCCGGCTTATTCGGGCGAAGCTTTGACCATTGCCGACCGTGCGCGCAGTGAATACGTGTTGTCCGTGACCGGCAAAGTCGTGAAACGCAGCCCTGAAACCGTCAATCCTAACCTGCCTACAGGTGAAGTGGAAGTGCAAATTACGGAAATCGAAGTGCTGAACACGGCCAAAACCCCTCCGTTCTTTATTGAGGACGGCATTGAAGTCGACGAATCGCTCCGCCTCAAATACCGTTACCTGGACCTGCGCCGTCCGGAAATGCAAAATACACTTCGGTTGCGTTCCAAAGCTTCGAAGATTTTCCGCGACTTCCTGGACGAGCAAGGATTTTTTGAAGTTGAAACGCCGATTTTGACCAAAAGCTCTCCGGAAGGCGCACGCGACTATCTCGTGCCAAGCCGGGTGCATGAAGGCGAATTTTTCGCCCTGCCGCAATCTCCGCAGCTGTACAAACAGCTTCTGATGGTCAGCGGCATCGAACGTTATTTCCAAATCGCCCGCTGCTTCCGCGACGAGGACCTGCGCGCCGACCGCCAGCCTGAGTTCACCCAGGTTGACCTTGAGACCTCCTTCCTGAGCCAGGACGAACTGCTGGGCATGATGGAGCAGCTGATGGCCCGCCTGTTCAAAGAGACGATCAACGTGGACATTCCGCTTCCGTTCCAGCGCCTGACTTATGCCGAAGCAATGGACAAATACGGCTCCGACAAACCGGACCTGCGTTTTGGCCTTGAGCTGATCCAAGTAAGTGACCTGGTGGCAAGCAGCGGTGTGAAGGTATTTGCCTCCGTAATCGAAAAAGGCGGCGAAGTCAAAGTGCTGAACGCCAAAGGCTGCGGCACCTGGAGCCGGAAAGAAATCGACGACCTGGGGCCGTTTGCGGCCCGCTATGGCGCCAAAGGTCTGGCCTGGATTCAAGTTAAGGAAGGCGAGTTCAAAGGCCCGATCGTGAAGTTCTTTACGCCTGAAGAAATCGAAGCCCTGAAGGAACGTACCGGTGCCGCAGAAGGCGACCTGCTGCTCTTCTCTGCCGACACGAAAAAAGTCGTAGCCGACGTGCTTGGCGCACTCCGCCTCAAAATCGGCAAACAGCTTGGGCTGATCAACGAAAACGAGTTCAAATTTGCCTGGGTAGTAGACTTCCCGCTGCTTGAGTGGGATGAAGATGCCAAACGTTATGTAGCGCTGCACCATCCGTTCACGCGTCCGCGCGAAGAGGATCTGCATCTGCTCGATACGAACCCTGACCAGGTGCTGGCACAAGCCTACGACATCGTGCTTAACGGCTATGAAGTGGGCGGCGGTTCCATGCGGATCTACAAACGTGAAATCCAGGAAAAAATGTTCGCAGCCCTCGGCTTGTCGCAAGAGGAAGCGAAAGACAAATTCGGCTATTTGCTGGATGCCTTCGAATACGGCACGCCTCCGCATGGCGGTATGGCCTTCGGCCTCGACCGTCTGGTGATGCTGCTGTCCGGACGCACGAACCTGCGCGAAACGATTGCATTCCCGAAAACGGCAAGCGCCACCGACCTGATGATGAACGCGCCGTCCGAAGTCGATCAATCCCAGCTTGAACAGCTGCACATCAAATTGGCGCCAACGGTGAAGAAAACCGCTGAAGAAGCCAAGGCTTAA
- the dtd gene encoding D-aminoacyl-tRNA deacylase — MRVLVQRCKRAQVTVEGEITGQIGTGLALLVGVTHDDQEADAVYLVEKISGLRIFDDEDGKMNLSVLDVGGSILSVSQFTLYGDTRKGKRPSYSQAAGGDKAEPLYNRFNDLLRAKGLTVETGRFGAEMDVELVNWGPVTFWVESPQK; from the coding sequence ATGCGGGTACTTGTACAGCGCTGCAAACGGGCGCAGGTCACAGTGGAAGGCGAAATTACAGGCCAGATCGGCACGGGACTGGCGCTGCTTGTCGGGGTTACCCATGACGATCAGGAAGCGGACGCCGTTTATTTGGTGGAGAAAATTTCCGGATTGCGGATTTTTGATGATGAAGACGGGAAAATGAACCTCAGCGTTCTGGATGTGGGCGGCAGCATCCTGTCTGTATCCCAATTTACGTTATATGGGGATACCCGGAAGGGGAAACGGCCGAGCTACAGCCAAGCAGCGGGCGGAGACAAGGCTGAGCCGCTCTATAACCGCTTTAACGACTTGCTGCGCGCCAAAGGGCTGACGGTGGAAACCGGCCGTTTTGGGGCTGAAATGGACGTTGAGCTCGTGAATTGGGGACCTGTGACGTTCTGGGTGGAAAGCCCACAGAAATAA
- a CDS encoding GNAT family N-acetyltransferase has product MGAFGSEPRRIRHTLYLVVGILQSYSGQGIGTRLFAEMEKWAADHDIHRLELTVMAHNERALALYRKAGFEVEGTKKDSIYVDGQYVDEFYMAKLI; this is encoded by the coding sequence TTGGGCGCATTTGGTTCGGAACCGAGGAGGATCCGCCACACGCTTTATCTGGTGGTCGGAATTTTACAGTCTTACAGCGGTCAGGGGATTGGGACCCGTCTTTTTGCAGAGATGGAGAAGTGGGCGGCCGATCACGATATTCACAGGCTGGAGCTGACGGTGATGGCCCATAACGAGCGGGCGCTGGCCTTATACCGGAAGGCAGGTTTTGAGGTCGAGGGTACCAAAAAAGATTCTATTTATGTCGATGGGCAATATGTGGACGAATTCTATATGGCGAAGCTCATTTAA